Part of the Arachis hypogaea cultivar Tifrunner chromosome 6, arahy.Tifrunner.gnm2.J5K5, whole genome shotgun sequence genome, AATTAGCGATTATATTATGTTCTCATTCATCTCtcagctttttctttttccccaCGTCCTAAAATGTAACAACTGAGTCTGACATGAAGTCATATTCTTTTCTTCAATCACATGTTTGTGGCTGTTTAGAGAAGTATGCAAGAATTGGAGCTGCTAAATTTCGAATAATAAATTCTGTAATATATAGTGTTATGTTTATTATATTGCTTGGATGCCTTTGATGTTGGGTCATGGGTGTACCAAtcaaattctattttctttgtgtCAAGAAATAAAGTTTTAATGGTGTGTTACCTGATGAGGTTAGAGTTTCCAAATGTTGGCCTGGTCCCTTCCTTTCGTGGAAGAAGTATAAAATCCAATGTTATGTTACACCTTTGCAATGTATTTCATGGCTGCAgagttatttttgttttcttaagtTAGGAATTATTACTATTACTTCCAGGTGCGGCTGATCAACTGTGGCTTTATGTCCATTGTTTCTAGGCCTGATACTCTCGATCCAGCACTACTGCGGCCTGGGCGATTGGATCGCAAAGTTGAGTTTGGGCTTCCTGATTTAGAGAGTAGGACACAGATATTCAAGATCCACACTAGAACCATGAACTGTGAAAGGGATATCCGCTTTGAACTTTTGGCTCGGCTTTGCCCGAATTCCACAGGTAACTACACCTTAAAAACTTGAATTTTCTTACTCATTCTTATACTTTTTGACCAAGAAACTGATTTTTTGGTACTCCGGATACTGGATGGTATGACTATGCTCGTGAGAGATATGTCTTCTGCTTCATTCCTCATGTCCCGAGGCCTGCTGTTAAATATTGTAGGCTTGGGTGCTTCTACTTCTAGAGATTGGTGTTTTATGTTttgactaaattttattttattttatttttctctctctgaaGGAGCCGATATAAGGAGTGTTTGCACCGAAGCTGGTATGTACGCAATTCGAGCTCGAAAGAAGACTGTAATAGAGAAAGACTTCCTTGATGCAGTAAATAAAGTCATCAAAGGATACCAGAAGTTCAGTGCTACACCCAAATATATGGTCTACAATTGAGATATTCTTTCATACATTTTCTTAGTATCCGTGTTTAACACGTTCAACATTTGGCGGTTATCCCAGCATTGCCAAACTAATCCCTTCAGTTCCTTAACAATTGCCTGGAAATACCGAGGAACTTGATAGTGTGAAGGGCTCTGATTTTTTCCCCCTCCACCTAGGATTGAATCCAGGACCTTCGGCCCGTTGAACATCTCTTCCTTAGTTGGGTTTGTCACTTGAATAGAGTCATTGGCTAACACGATCACCTTTCACTTTAAAATCATGGTACCAAACATTTTTACATAGTTACATACTTACATCTATAAAATTTATTCTCTTTAAATTGGTCCTTCTCTTTGGATCCATTATGCTCATTCGAAGTTTGAAATATAGTTGGCTGTAATGGAGTTGTGCTCTCATCAACGTGTAGAGTTCTACTCTTTCAGATAGTAGATTATAAAGCATTGTATTTAGAGAACTTAGGGTTGCCAAAGCCATGTGAATATACGATAAATCGATGCTTTCATATAATAAAAGATCTATACTATGGGCAACAGTAAATCGAAAATGTGCAGGGTTAGATATAGATATCAACAAGTACTAAGTAGTATATcatccgaaaaaaaaaaacaaaaaaaaactagtaCCAAGTAGTAAGTAGTTTGGACTTTGGATTCTTTCACCATGATCGTCTTCGTAAGTACGAAATGTAATTCCCCATTTACATCAAAAGACTAGCAACCATCCATCTACACCGAGCTTCCACTTTGCAACCGGTTAGCTAACTGAATTTAGTTACAATTAAAATAAGTTGCACAAACAACATACATAATCAATCCTCTAACTCGGTTAATCAAAGGAGCAACCAATCCACCTAAGATAGAGGTATTGACTGGGGttaaattgaatttttgtttctgaacaaaaaaaaaaaaaaagagaactacATTTCTTTTCAAGAATGACACAAGGATTATGTTCTCATTTACACATCATGTATGGCGGGTTCATCACTCCCTCGATTGGATCCTCCATGATCAGATCCAAAAGTAGTCCGCCTGCTCATGTTGGCTCGCTGCACCAACCGTACCAAGGCTTGAACCACTTCTGACATTGGTGGTCGGAATTCAGGCTCCAGCTGTGCCAAAAGTTTATTAGTAGAATGAAACAAAAACATGCCAAAGGTTTCTATTGAAATAGCCCCCAAAACAAATAATGCACATAGAATCAACAAAAAAATGTTGGCCGAATACCTGAACGCAGAGAGCAATAACATCTGCAAAACGAGACAAAGATTTAACAGGATATAACCCTTTCAGCGCAGGATCAACCATTTTAGTCAATGCATCAATATCATGGAGTTGAGGTGCGGCCCAACGAACTAGAGACTGCTCAGCTCTAGGTCTCGAGCTGTTGAGAAATGTTTCAAAAACCAAGGAGGAAATGTGTGAATGTTATAATATCATTGCATAATCTCAAATCTCTGCAGAATGAGCACATGAATGTGCCCTCTACATCTGGGGATCACATGAAAGAAGAAAACTGTTTGCCTTAAAAAGTATGGCAatcattcacctatcaaatgGTTTACGTCCGCTGAGTAGCTCCAACATCACGACCCCAAAGCAATAAACATCACTTTTCATGGTATACTGACCACACAAAGCAACTTCAGGTGCGTCGTATCCAGATCCGGCGTTTTGGTTCAACACCTAATCACAAGACATAAGTTAAAATTGTGTAGTTTTCGTAAACTTAATTTCAATGAGTAAAAGGATAAGCTGCATTTGTTAATAGCATGATCAGTATTCCTGTTTATCAAATTTCCTAGTCAATTAGCCTGAAGAGCCAACTAGGCAACTAGTGCCCTTTATCATTCTGTGCTAATCACTGAATTCGCACTACGCTACAACTTATACTTCATGCATTCACATTATAAAAATTACTTGTGTAGTTGTCACATTGTCAGGAGGATCTTAAAAGTTGAAAGATACCAAAAAACCAAGCTTATGGAACCTAGTCATAACTCGAGAACAACTAGGGCCAGTGGTCATCATTTTAAAAGTATATGTTCAATCATTAGTATCTTTATTTACACATCATATAACTCAACATATTAGGTGAATCCACAGGGAATAGGAGTAGAAACCAAGTTTAAGAAAGAGTTGAGTTATTTTGGCCAAAATACAGTCACATTCAATCATACAAGTATTCATTTGCAGAATAAAGATACAAAAGCCTACAAAATCACCTGGTCTGCATTTGGAATATAGCTTGCTAATCCACTGTCTGAAAGATGAGGATTAAGTTCTGCATCAAGTAATATGTTGGCTGATTTAATGTTCTTGTGTACAACCGATGGTGAACAAACTTCATGTAGGTACCTAGGGGGAAAAAGAGCGAGTGAAGTCACATCAATGAGTTTTAACTATTGAGGCAAACATTTAGGTCAATGTTAGTGCAAATATATGTTGCCACAATGCCACACGAATAATCGGTTTTTAAGCTTCTATCATAAGTAAATAACTTAGTTACTTCAATGAGGGGCAACTTCCCTATTACTGCTAAACTAAAATATTGATTTTCAGATGGTAATggataaaatcaaatttaaaaatcacagTTTGTAATCTCAAACAAAGCTAATCAATCaggaaaaaaaagaacaaaatgaTCACTGTGAATTAATCAACAAGTTACGTGCAAAGCTAACCACGaaacaatttttctttttcaaatatatataataagaaagaTGGGAATGGAAGAGAGTGGAAACGAGGAGCTAAAACAACATGGCAAGCTTAgatttgcaagaagaaaataatcTATCCTGCAATGACACAACTTCCACATCATGATCTTCTAATTTCATTAGTTCAGAAATAACTTACTCTAAAGCACGCGCAGTCCCCAATGCAATCTTCACACGGGAATTCCATATCAATGGCTTACTATATTCATCTGATAGGTGAAGGAAGTCATGCAGTGATCCATTTCTATGAAACTCATAGACTAAGAGGTGCTGCCCATACTCTGAACAATAACCTACTAGTTCTGTCACGTTCGGATGATGTAAATGGGAGATGTTTGAAACTATTTCTGTAAATTCTTCAGAAAGGTCATTGGGAAGGACAGATGAATCTATTTTCTTCACTGCAAGAACCTACAGCATTTGCGGGGATAAAAGAAGTCAAAACCATTGATATAACTTGTCGGCATATGCATAGACTAAAGGTCTGGTTCAACTATATAAATGTTCATCTTCTTGTGGACTATGGTGACAGTGTGCACAAGAACTTTCCGACTTCTCGGCCTCTTTTTCTCCTTGTTTCTTTGGGTTAGGGGAGGGAGTGTTGGAAATGAAAAGAGACACTAGCAGCATTATGTTATATAATCTTGCATCCACCTACTTGTTTGTCAACACTCAGATTGTGATTTGACTCAGTTAAAAGGTAAACTGCATTACAAATTAACACTATTCCGGAGATGCTAGTGTTAACCACCAGAATCTTACAAATAGTGGAACAGCAGGAATTACAATTGAGTACCTTTCCATCATCAAACTGAGCCCGGTAAACACGACCAAAGGACCCTTCACCAACAAGATGATCAATACTGAAGCTTCCAGTTGAAATCTGTAGATCAGCTATAGAGTATGATTTCACATTAGCAGGAGATGTGACAGTCTTCTTGACAATGGCAGGCTTCTTTGAAAGTTCATCCTCATCAAATGATTTATGACGATCCATAGGTGGGGGTTTAAGATTTATTGAGGCAGAAGTTTCAAATGTCTTCATTTCAGTTATAGAGGAAGGTGGCACAGATTTCAATTCTGCATTATAATATATCAGAACAGTCAAAAGAGTAGGCAGTTTCTGCAGATATAGGTACCAAAAAACTGCAAAActacaagaataaaaaaatgttcatcaccaaaaaaaatatgaatatgatAAACAAAAGTAACATAAAATAATGATGACCTCATTAGgaaaagagaaggaggaaaaaagaTAATCAAACCATGGAATTCATCTGAGGGAAGAGGAGCAAAGGACTGATTGTCCTGTTTTTCTAAATCTGAAGATGACTTCTTGGATTTTCTCTTCACCAAAAAGAATGCTACTATTGCCCCAACAACAATTATCGAGATCACAATTCCAGCTATGCCACCACCTCCAACACCAGATTTTTTGCTGCCTTCACTCATGTTGTTACTGCTGCCAGCATCTGAGGGGGAGGTAGTGGTGCTTCCGCCACCGGCTTTGTGGTGTCGATTGCTTTTAGGTAATGGTGGGGTCCCGGGAGGAGGTGGGGGTGCAGGTCCGGAGCTCCATGTATTACCACCAGTCCTGTCATTAATTTAGTCCCATTTTTAAGATTTAGAGAGATTTATGATGAAAATCAGATTCTCATTGCAATGCTTACTTTAAATTTATGCTTTTCAATTGTTCTGGTATCCATCCAGTAAAATTATTGTTTTCCACATTCCTGAGaataatttacataaataaataaaattagtttcAAGTTCTCTGAAAATATATTAAAAGGACATTTCAGGTATGTTATGTGAGCACAACGATAACACACAGATTTTCAAGGGGCAGATTAGCAAGGACATCAATAGTGCCTGTAAACTGGTTGTTCTGCAGATACCtgcacaaatataaacaagtcaACTTGGAATATAATCAATATGATGTAAAGTATTGACAGAAAGAGTATTGATAATCTAGATTCTCACATGCTGGTAATGCCTGAAAGTGAGCTCAAAGTCTGCGGAAGGTCACTTGTCAATAAATTGAAGGAGAGATCCCTGCAAAAAGTTAAAAGAATTTGTTTTATCATCTTGGTCCTAAATAATCAGAAAAACCAAATATAGCCTCAGCAGTAAAGAGTACCATATGATATGAAAGAGAGAGTGCAATAGTATATATGAAATTTGACAGATGACAGTGAAAAATCTCTTATCATGCAACCGAAGCAATACCGTGAAACTTTTAGACTGCACATGAACAATAACTTGACAGCCATCTAGATTACATTTCTATACAGTTCACAGGAGGAGGAAGTCTCACAATGAAGAGAGGGTAGAAAGCTTCATGAAGTTAACGTTCAATCCTTGCTGGAACTGATTGTGAGCAAGATTCCTATGTtcacaaaaacaataaaaaaagttaCTCCAATAGCTCATGGAGCTGGTTGATAAGGTATTATTATGAGAAATGCTCAAGAAGATAATTACACACAGGTCTGTAAGAGAGGTCATATCAGAAATAGAGTAAGGGATTGACCCAGTGAAGTTATTATAAGCCAGATTTCTGCATACAAAGAATTAATTATGTTAGAACTTATAATCATAATATTATGGGTGAAATAAACTTAAGGGTAACaaccatatatatatagaaaCATACAAGCGCTGCATATTTGGAGGAAGCTGGTATGGTATGCCACCTCCAAGATTGTTGCTACTCAGGTCTCTACAATAAAAAGAAGAGTCACGTCGCGAGTTACATTTCCACACAAAACTGGATATTGTATGAAAGAATAGTGAATCTTACAGGTTGGTCAAAGATGTCAAGGGTTGTAATCCATAAGGCAATGTTCCCGTTAGTTTAAGATTGGATAACTTACTGgtaaataaaacaataattttaGAAATCAGCATCGAAATGCTATCATGATAAAAAGTGGTATAAAGTGAAGAGGAGTGTGAGACTACATCTCTGTAACTCGGTTGTTTGAGCATGTTATGCCTTTCCAATATTGTCCACACGGATCATCACCATTCGCTTGCCAACCTAGCTGTGAAGGTGAGTTCATAGATTGAAATAAAATCCTTATAGCGGCCGCTGCATCAAACATCAGAAAAGAGATAATTTAGCAAACCCaagacatgcattcatcatcatTGATTTTACATATCTAAAGATATGGGATAACTCTCTAGACAAAGTGAACTATTAAGCAGTAACCTTCAATATTTTACTTCTATACATAAGTATACAATCTGGGTGCTTAGTCTTAAATCTAAATTTAGAAAATTAtggatagtaaaaaaaaaaagaagacaaaagGCAGCCCCTTTCTCCAGTGACTTAAGGAAAGAAACAATGGAAAGAAAACCAAGAGATGATACCACACATTTATAATGCAACCAAGCATTTAACAATGCACACTGAAAGGATGAAGTAACCATTTTATATTTAGCAAAAGGTATCCCATGAAAACAATAATGACAGGGAAGGAATGAAATTAATCCACAAATAGCATGACACCGACAAAATAAGTACATAGCAAATATAGCTCTGGCACAAACACAAAAGGGAGAATAATAATCTTTGTGTTGAAATCATTAAGACTTTAGACAAAGGAGGAACCGATAAAAATATTAGGAATCTAAATAAAGAGTAACATTATTTCAACTATCAGAAATGAATAGATCAGCTGGATAAACAGAACTGTAGTGGAAAGTGGAAACAGagagcaaaaacaaaaaaaatagagtgAAAGAGTGAAGACAGCATAACACAATGCAAGAGACCCAAGCTAGAAAGTGTGATGAAAAGTAAACTGAAATGAACGAAGACAGTGTTGATGTGTTGACTAACCATCATTCGGATCTGTGTTACCATTAACAGCAACGGGCATCCAATGAAGAATGCAGTTACTGGTAAACAACAACAACAGTAGCAGCACCCTTCTTCCACCCTCTCCTACCGCCATGTTTATTTCTGCTCACAACCCAGAAAGCTAAAAGCTAAAGGGGGATGAATATGGAGTCACCCCTTTTGGCCAAGTTTCAATTTTTCTAATGATTTTACGGGATTATGCACCCACCATACCCAAGTAAAGCTGGCTAGCACGAATCGCCACAAGAATCCAAAGCCACAGAAAATTTCTGTATACTTTATCACTCCCTCTACTCCGACTCCAAACCAGACATGATACCGAAAAACATGacacaaaaataattacttttgtattttattttataataaactaaatattagatacaataaataataaaaatatttaatttatctttttataatatttttatttatattttatctattaaatataattttgtgtttttatatcCATAAATCTAtaaacaccaaaaaaaaatatccataaaTGTATTCATAAACAAACTCATCCCAATTCACAAGTGACTCTGACTCTCTCTTCCAGTATTTCTCTTTCACGGTACATATATATGTCTAGgccaacaattttattaaattttggctcacataaaatcagcaaaaaaaaaaattattgaataaaattttatatcattaaaattatcattgatagttatttgatggttacaaatcacaaaaatgagtgacctttaatttatattttaatcgttacattatttttgttattattatcgaTTTTGGATTTTTGCTTACCAATTTCAATAAGCCAATTTAGGTAGCTTTCGATGTGCACAAAGCACAAACATGTAAGGCACGCACGCCTCAGGCTATggtgaaaattgaaaaataacaaaaaagaaaaatcatatcATATTTTGGTGGAATTCGTATATGTGGCTTTGATGGTGTGTCGGCTACCAGGTAcccaaatgaaaaataaaaaattattaaaaaatgttttgcgtataaaaaaaataaaaaattgtatttatgtatatatatttatatatatatatatatattttattttatatatttttaataaatattttatattatagttaattttttgtttatacatATTTTGATTGTATTTATATTAAGTAATATAGTAGTATTTTTTTGGTGTCCAGTAATATAGTAGTTTAGTAATAGTTCaaacaaaataaatctttattAATGCAGCACTTATTAATAAAaggtattaataattatttttgaataGTTTATACCTAAATAAAtgcatttaataataaaaaacaaaattgtttaataacaaaaaaataatataaattatttaaataacataaatttaaatttttttttatctttttaacatTACTAACAAGAAAAATGGTGGAAAAAGACTCGTGAACTATAGCCACTTCGGTTTGCTTTTACCTCCGTCTTTGTGTCTGTGAGGTTTCAATAATTTCAACGAGTTTTGTTTAGATTCTGGGATATAATAATAATGGAAACATGATGTATGCAATGCAATGAATCCAAGTCAAGATTACTACTATTATAAACTAGAACGTGGGATTCACCATTCCTTATTTCTCGTTTTGGAGTAATAATAATGGACCGACGatgggattttttttaaataaaataaaataaattatatatatatatatatgtatatgtatatacacGCACAAATTATTTACATTTTTCAAGCCATTAGTATAAATGAAATAAGTAATACAATTTTATTACAAACAAGATATATGAAATCGGAATTATATAGTTCAATCCAATCCAAATTATATCAAGCTAAATCTAACTCTGgttgtaataaaatataaattcaaattaaatcaatttaGTTTAATCGAGTGATTATTTCACTCGTTTAAATAAGTATTaggatttaaatattattttatataataaaagttaaactataataaattagtttttgattTATCAAATTGAGAAATATTgtgagaaataataaaataaattcaaattaataaaatgtAAATCGCaatcatttaaataaaattatattagattcaaaaataaaattaaattgttaCAAATTAAATCATAACCAAGTATacgaattttatcttttaaattgatCTAATTACACGTACTTTTTTCAATTGTCCAATAATATAATCTTTTTGTCCGAGCAAACAAACGAAATATTGTATGAAGAGTTTTCAAGGCTCCCAACCCACTAGTCATCTTTTCTACAAACCTGAAACATCAAAGTTGGATTGCATCGGCATATAAATTGTCAATAAAAAAGTATCTACAAGATATAAAGAAATACTACCTAACTCGAGACGAACATGTCTTGGCTTGCCTAATAAGAATTTTTTGGTGTTAAGATTGGGAGCTCGACTTCAACACTTCTAATCAGAGAGCACGTAGATTCCAAAAACGCATAATTTCTCCTCCAAAAATTACTTCTCCGGTCGGGGAACGCATTAAATATTTACCTAAATCGGTAGGTCCCTGAGCGGATCCTACATTAGCCCCAAGACGTTGGTCTCTAACTAGAAAAGTAAATGCTTGAGCTTGAGAAGCTTTTGGACCAGTGGGCCCGTAAAATTCACTCGGATAAGCGGTATTATTAAACCAGACAAAGCAACAAGCAATAAAGCCAAAAACAGATAAAGCACCTAAACTATAAGACAAATAAGCTTCTCCGGACCATTCTTCTACCTCATCCAAATCATCAAGGTTATACTTAATAACTATAAGAGACTCCTCCTAGGACAAACTAAAAAGGGCTTCATCCCTCTCATTAAGAAAGAAAGGTTGGAGACATTCGACAGatcagattttgaaaaaattatttttaaaatcatgaaaagaaTCATCAAAAATAGCAAAGACCTTCCTCTCCTGAACAGTTTGGAAGGAGATCCAGCCCTGCTTCTTAGAACCGAATGGTTTGGTAAGTTGGAAGAGATAAAAGAAAACTTTTGAAGAAAGAGGGAGGTCGAGTTCACGGCAAAGCAGctggtaaattttaaaaaaacctCAAGAATTAGGATAGAATTGAGAAGGGGCAACTTTACAAAGACTAAAAATCTCGAActcaaaatcagaaaaaggaAGGCTAACTCCAAACTTTGTAAAAAAGCATTCGTACACATATATGAAATGGTGTTCCGACTTGTCAAGTCGAGGGAAACAAAATCTTTCCTCGGGATCGAcaactataattttatatttactcttATTCTCCAGATCTCTACACAACCTATGCTGTTTACGAAAGGTCTCGGCATATTCATTATCAATAACAGGGACAGCAGAAAGCACAATTATATC contains:
- the LOC112695237 gene encoding protein STRUBBELIG-RECEPTOR FAMILY 7; this translates as MAVGEGGRRVLLLLLLFTSNCILHWMPVAVNGNTDPNDAAAIRILFQSMNSPSQLGWQANGDDPCGQYWKGITCSNNRVTEIKLSNLKLTGTLPYGLQPLTSLTNLDLSSNNLGGGIPYQLPPNMQRLNLAYNNFTGSIPYSISDMTSLTDLNLAHNQFQQGLNVNFMKLSTLSSLDLSFNLLTSDLPQTLSSLSGITSMYLQNNQFTGTIDVLANLPLENLNVENNNFTGWIPEQLKSINLKTGGNTWSSGPAPPPPPGTPPLPKSNRHHKAGGGSTTTSPSDAGSSNNMSEGSKKSGVGGGGIAGIVISIIVVGAIVAFFLVKRKSKKSSSDLEKQDNQSFAPLPSDEFHELKSVPPSSITEMKTFETSASINLKPPPMDRHKSFDEDELSKKPAIVKKTVTSPANVKSYSIADLQISTGSFSIDHLVGEGSFGRVYRAQFDDGKVLAVKKIDSSVLPNDLSEEFTEIVSNISHLHHPNVTELVGYCSEYGQHLLVYEFHRNGSLHDFLHLSDEYSKPLIWNSRVKIALGTARALEYLHEVCSPSVVHKNIKSANILLDAELNPHLSDSGLASYIPNADQVLNQNAGSGYDAPEVALCGQYTMKSDVYCFGVVMLELLSGRKPFDSSRPRAEQSLVRWAAPQLHDIDALTKMVDPALKGLYPVKSLSRFADVIALCVQLEPEFRPPMSEVVQALVRLVQRANMSRRTTFGSDHGGSNRGSDEPAIHDV